From a single Methylosinus sp. H3A genomic region:
- a CDS encoding polyamine ABC transporter substrate-binding protein, with protein MRILAACLFLLGGAVGAQSAERIVNIFNWSDYIDPGVLEDFTRETGVKVVYDTYDSNEILETRLLAGNAGYDVVAPSATFLQRQIKAGVYRPLDRSRLKNLDNLWPEIAQRLARYDPGNAHAVSYMWFTTGVAYNVAKVKERIGDKPITSWDQVLKPENLRKFADCGVYVLDSPEDLFSITLNYLKLDPNSKEPGDIRRAAELLSGLRRHIKKFHSSEYINALANGDICLAIGWAGDSFQARNRAREAANGVEINYVIPQEGTLMSLDSLAIPKDAPHPEEAHLFIDYLLRPEVAARNTKITNFANGVAASRPLVGKEIAENLAIYPDAATMKRLFTVTAPDQPIQKIVTREWTRVKTGR; from the coding sequence ATGAGAATCCTCGCCGCATGTCTGTTTCTGCTCGGCGGCGCCGTCGGCGCGCAAAGCGCGGAACGGATCGTCAATATCTTCAATTGGAGCGACTATATCGATCCGGGCGTGCTCGAGGACTTCACCCGCGAGACGGGCGTCAAGGTCGTCTATGACACCTATGATTCCAATGAAATATTGGAGACGCGCCTGCTCGCCGGCAACGCCGGCTATGACGTCGTCGCTCCCTCGGCGACCTTTCTGCAGCGGCAGATCAAGGCCGGCGTCTACCGGCCGCTCGACAGGAGCCGGCTGAAAAATCTCGACAATCTCTGGCCGGAGATCGCGCAGCGCCTCGCCCGCTACGATCCGGGCAACGCCCATGCGGTGAGCTATATGTGGTTCACGACCGGCGTCGCCTATAATGTCGCCAAGGTCAAAGAGCGCATCGGCGACAAGCCGATCACCTCCTGGGATCAGGTGCTGAAGCCCGAGAATCTGCGCAAATTCGCCGATTGCGGCGTCTATGTGCTCGACAGCCCCGAAGATTTGTTCTCGATCACGCTCAACTATCTGAAGCTCGATCCCAATTCCAAGGAGCCGGGCGACATTCGCCGCGCCGCCGAGCTGCTCTCGGGGCTACGGCGCCACATCAAGAAATTCCACTCCTCCGAATATATCAATGCGCTGGCCAATGGCGACATATGCCTCGCGATCGGCTGGGCCGGCGACAGTTTCCAGGCGCGCAACCGCGCGCGCGAGGCGGCCAATGGCGTCGAGATCAATTATGTGATCCCGCAGGAGGGAACGCTGATGTCGCTCGACAGCCTCGCCATCCCCAAGGATGCGCCGCATCCCGAGGAGGCGCATCTCTTCATCGATTATCTGCTGCGGCCGGAGGTCGCCGCCCGCAACACCAAAATCACCAATTTCGCCAATGGCGTCGCCGCCTCGCGCCCGCTGGTCGGCAAGGAGATCGCCGAAAATCTGGCCATCTATCCGGATGCGGCGACGATGAAGCGCCTGTTCACGGTCACGGCTCCGGACCAGCCGATCCAGAAGATCGTCACGCGCGAATGGACGCGGGTGAAGACCGGCCGCTGA
- a CDS encoding MmcB family DNA repair protein — MDLARPIESLREQNARLVTRGARRYLRAAGFSVLAELPLPGGRRADLVALGADGALRIVEVKSSLADFRADRKWMDYRLHCDRFYFAIPCDLSEEAFPSDSGLIVADAHGAMLAREAPVHKLAPASRKAMLLRFANAAAERLHYALHRDEF; from the coding sequence ATGGATCTGGCGCGTCCAATCGAAAGTCTGCGTGAACAAAACGCCCGTCTCGTGACGCGCGGCGCGCGCCGTTATCTTCGCGCCGCCGGTTTTTCCGTGCTCGCGGAGCTGCCGCTGCCCGGCGGCCGGCGCGCCGATCTCGTGGCGCTCGGCGCGGATGGCGCGCTGCGCATCGTCGAGGTGAAGAGCTCGCTCGCCGATTTCCGCGCCGATCGCAAATGGATGGACTATCGGCTCCATTGCGACCGCTTTTATTTCGCCATTCCCTGCGATCTTTCCGAGGAGGCCTTTCCCTCGGACTCCGGTCTCATCGTCGCCGACGCGCATGGCGCCATGCTGGCGCGCGAGGCCCCGGTCCACAAGCTCGCGCCGGCGAGCCGCAAGGCCATGCTGCTGCGCTTCGCCAATGCGGCGGCGGAGCGGCTTCATTACGCTCTGCATCGCGACGAGTTCTGA
- a CDS encoding ActR/PrrA/RegA family redox response regulator transcription factor, which translates to MIDDAGAAEHTDFDAAVEAALGELPQERSLLIVEDDKPFLGRLTRAMEARGFLVTAVESVAEGLAAVDAAPPAFAIIDMRLGDGNGIDVISSLKVKRPDARGIILTGYGNIATAVTAVKLGAFDYLAKPADADEIYHALMATKIDKPDAVDNPMSADRVRWEHIQRVYESCDRNVSETARRLNMHRRTLQRILAKRAPR; encoded by the coding sequence ATGATCGACGACGCTGGCGCAGCCGAACACACCGATTTCGACGCGGCCGTGGAGGCCGCGCTCGGGGAGCTCCCGCAGGAGCGCTCGCTGCTGATCGTGGAGGACGACAAGCCCTTCCTCGGCCGGCTCACGCGCGCGATGGAGGCGCGCGGCTTTCTCGTCACCGCGGTGGAGAGCGTCGCGGAAGGGCTCGCGGCCGTCGACGCCGCCCCGCCCGCCTTCGCCATCATCGACATGCGGCTCGGCGACGGCAATGGCATAGACGTCATCTCCTCGCTCAAGGTCAAGCGTCCGGACGCGCGCGGCATCATCCTCACCGGCTATGGCAATATCGCCACGGCGGTGACGGCGGTGAAGCTCGGCGCCTTCGACTATCTGGCCAAGCCCGCCGACGCCGACGAAATCTATCATGCGCTGATGGCGACGAAGATCGACAAGCCGGATGCGGTCGACAATCCGATGTCGGCGGATCGCGTGCGCTGGGAGCATATTCAGCGTGTCTATGAGAGCTGCGACCGCAATGTGTCGGAGACCGCGCGGCGCCTCAACATGCATCGCCGCACTTTGCAGCGCATATTGGCCAAGCGCGCGCCGAGATGA